One Brassica napus cultivar Da-Ae chromosome C2, Da-Ae, whole genome shotgun sequence DNA window includes the following coding sequences:
- the BNACNNG60970D gene encoding uncharacterized protein BNACNNG60970D: MIQLLYSVIFAEMALILLLLFKTPLRKLIILTFDRIKRGRGPVVVKTIGATVFVVLMSSVYSLLSIQRRSEDGAVLNPTDQVLASKHLLEASLMGFVLFLSLMIDRLHHYIRELRLLRKTMETAKKQNRSFEDGKNTNGEEVKALGGEIAVLKAKIKKLESESESKGKELKSAQAETEALRKSADGFLMEYDRLLEDNQNLRNQLESIGHSPEGKKSM; the protein is encoded by the exons ATGATCCAGCTCCTTTACTCGGTGATCTTCGCCGAGATGGCGTTGatcctccttctcctcttcaagACGCCTCTCCGGAAGCTCATCATCCTCACCTTCGATCGCATCAAACGCGGCCGCGGCCCCGTCGTCGTCAAAACAATCGGCGCCACCGTCTTCGTCGTTCTTATGTCCAGCGTCTACAGCTTGCTTAGTATCCAGCGCCGATCCGAGGATGGTGCCGTTCTCAATCCTACTGATCAGGTCCTCGCTTCCAAGCATCTTCTCGAAGCTTCTCTTATGG GGTTTGTGCTGTTTCTTTCGCTAATGATTGATCGACTACACCATTACATAAGAGAATTGCGGTTGCTGAGGAAGACAATGGAGACCGCAAAGAAACAGAACAGAAGTTTCGAGGATGGCAAAAACACGAATGGGGAAGAAGTTAAAGCGCTTGGAGGAGAAATCGCAGTGTTGAAGGCGAAGATCAAGAAATTAGAATCTGAAAGTGAAAGCAAAGGCAAAGAACTGAAAAGTGCACAAGCTGAAACAGAGGCTCTGAGAAAATCAGCTGATGGGTTTCTGATGGAGTATGATAGGCTGCTTGAGGATAATCAGAATCTCAGGAACCAGTTGGAGTCTATCGGCCATAGCCCAGAGGGAAAGAAGAGTATGTGA
- the LOC106412626 gene encoding uncharacterized protein LOC106412626: MLCPCLKCQNRKQRDARTVSRHLYRVGFKSNYYLWSSQGENYYDVGGSSAGGPFMGEETYQENFPDIMGGGTGSTHVLENVMEAPDEEQNEDSVFQAFEATNQPLYEGISQSYLASQLMKVKTDHNLLESCLDEISQTFRDVLPQPNQAPASYYETKNLTKALGLPVVKIDICEDNCMLFWKEDQDLLVCQFCGKDRYHQNRGKGKNRPKKRMFYMPITERLKRLYQVEATASQMRWHAEHESPEGEMHHPSDGGAWKHFNKVYPNFAAESWNIYLGLATDGFNPVGMSGEAHSVWPVIVTPYNLPPGMCMKRKYFFLSVLVPGPRHPKKSIDIYLQPLIEELQSLWSHGAKAYDISRKENFTMRAALMWTINDFPAYGMMSGWMTHGRLACPYCLDDTKSFWLQHGRNHSWLDCHRMFLPKEHPYRRNVQAFRKGKTITDDPPPWLNGEEILRERINNIEGLKKTVECGGNGHEKPASNIDGYGKYHNWVKKSIFWDLPYWENLLLRHNVDFMHVEKNFFDNIINTVLNVPGKTKDNAKSRMDLPDLCRRQELHIKDDGTMPVPIFRLSKEEKKEFL, from the coding sequence ATGTTATGTCCTTGTTTGAAatgtcaaaaccgaaaacaacgtgaCGCGAGAACTGTGTCTCGCCATCTTTACCGAGTCGGATTCAAGAGTAATTACTACTTATGGTCAAGCCAGGGAGAAAATTACTATGACGTTGGCGGATCATCAGCAGGAGGTCCATTTATGGGAGAAGAGACATATCAAGAGAACTTTCCTGATATTATGGGTGGAGGCACTGGATCAACTCATGTATTGGAGAATGTGATGGAAGCACCCGATGAGGAGCAAAATGAAGATAGTGTGTTTCAAGCATTTGAAGCCACTAATCAACCATTATATGAAGGTATTTCTCAGTCATACTTGGCGTCACAATTAATGAAAGTAAAAACCGATCATAATTTGTTAGAGTCATGTTTGGATGAGATATCACAAACTTTCAGAGATGTTCTGCCACAACCAAATCAAGCTCCTGCATCATATTATGAGACGAAGAATTTGACAAAGGCGCTTGGTCTCCCTGTTGTGAAGATTGATATTTGCGAGGATAACTGCATGTTATTTTGGAAGGAAGATCAAGACTTGTTGGTGTGTCAGTTTTGTGGGAAAGATAGATATCACCAGAACCGTGGAAAGGGAAAAAATCGGCCGAAAAAAAGAATGTTTTACATGCCTATTACGGAGAGGTTGAAGCGGTTGTACCAAGTTGAGGCGACAGCATCACAAATGCGATGGCACGCGGAACATGAGTCACCCGAAGGAGAAATGCATCACCCTTCTGATGGAGGAGCTTGGAAGCATTTTAACAAGGTATATCCCAATTTCGCTGCAGAAAGTTGGAATATATATCTTGGATTAGCAACAGATGGATTTAATCCAGTTGGTATGAGTGGTGAAGCCCACTCGGTCTGGCCCGTAATCGTAACTCCATATAACTTACCTCCTGGTATGtgtatgaaaagaaaatatttctTTCTATCAGTCTTAGTGCCCGGACCAAGACATCCAAAGAAGAGCATTGATATTTATCTGCAGCCGCTAATTGAAGAATTACAAAGTTTGTGGAGTCACGGGGCAAAAGCATACGATATCTCTAGAAAGGAAAATTTCACGATGCGGGCCGCATTAATGTGGACCATTAATGACTTTCCGGCATATGGCATGATGTCAGGTTGGATGACTCATGGTCgtttagcttgtccatattgtctagATGATACAAAGTCATTTTGGTTGCAACATGGAAGGAATCATAGCTGGCTTGACTGTCATCGAATGTTTCTGCCTAAAGAGCATCCTTACAGGAGAAATGTCCAAGCGTTTCGAAAGGGAAAGACGATAACCGATGATCCTCCACCATGGTTGAATGGAGAAGAAATTCTCCGTGAAAGAATCAACAACATCGAAGGATTGAAGAAAACTGTTGAATGTGGAGGCAATGGACACGAGAAACCTGCGAGCAACATAGACGGATATGGGAAATATCACAATTGGGTGAAGAAGAGTATTTTTTGGGATTTGCCGTATTGGGAAAATCTTCTTCTTCGCCACAATGTGGACTTTATGCACGTTGAGAAAAATTTCTTTGATAATATTATCAACACGGTGCTTAATGTTCCCGGGAAGACGAAAGATAATGCAAAGTCAAGGATGGATCTACCTGATTTGTGTAGAAGGCAAGAGTTACATATCAAAGATGATGGAACGATGCCAGTGCCGATATTTCGGTTgtctaaagaagaaaaaaaagaattcttgTGA
- the LOC125581693 gene encoding uncharacterized protein LOC125581693 produces MPPRRRTTRAQTARTVRDNVDEHEQTAVPPPAAPPVDQDALRQMVQDAARQAAQEALQQIAQEAARQAAQEAARVAAQEVARQMATVQQGPQIQVQQVPLVHVQQDQQIPAQHDHQDPVQQVPLPQVPLQQGPVQQFAHGVQDLPPPPPRPHVYPVYNERFYRLTCQMRNMEMEHFSGTVDAVAAHDWKLALQRKLEIIECPPELSLRLTMQYLRGDALIWWEGIRLSHFGPERLTFADFIREFDWKYFPKEAMDRKKCEFEHVSQGEMSIREYEVVFNQLRRFAGVGISEEDLIRKFLSGMRVEIRNRCRVVTHHRLGDLVEKAAEQEAGLAEEKELAKAVHVKSGKAPESQRRAGDPSGLPICPRCHRSHSGQCMRCLTCGRIGHIAKFCRARPLDTPPVRQIATPAAPAAAHVCYGCGQPGHFIRDCPRKDNAALPPPPKRLAIAPRVFAVGDPQGAEPIAGETDEQE; encoded by the exons aTGCCGCCAAGGAGAAGAACCACCCGTGCCCAGACCGCCAGAACCGTTAGAGACAATGTAGATGAGCATGAGCAGACCGCAGTTCCACCACCCGCGGCTCCACCAGTTGATCAGGATGCATTGAGACAGATGGTTCAGGATGCCGCTAGACAGGCCGCTCAGGAAGCACTTCAGCAGATTGCCCAGGAGGCAGCCAGGCAGGCCGCTCAGGAGGCCGCCCGAGTAGCTGCTCAGGAGGTTGCTCGTCAGATGGCTACCGTTCAGCAGGGACCGCAGATTCAGGTTCAGCAAGTTCCACTGGTTCATGTCCAACAAGATCAACAGATTCCAGCTCAGCACGATCATCAGGATCCCGTTCAGCAGGTTCCCCTTCCACAGGTTCCTCTGCAGCAGGGTCCAGTTCAGCAGTTTGCTCATGGTGTTCAGGATCtaccgccaccaccaccgcgACCTCATGTTTACCCGGTTTATAATGAGAGGTTCTACAGGCTGACATGTCAGATGAGAAACATGGAGATGGAGCATTTTAGCGGGACAGTGGATGCTGTAGCTGCACACGATTGGAAGTTAGCCTTGCAGCGGAAGCTGGAGATTATTGAGTGTCCACCAGAGTTGTCGCTCAGATTGACTATGCAGTACCTTcgtggagatgctcttatatgGTGGGAGGGAATACGATTGAGCCATTTTGGGCCAGAGAGACTTACTTTCGCTGATTTCATTCGAGAGTTCGATTGGAAATACTTTCCGAAGGAAGCGATGGATAGGAAGAAGTGCGAGTTCGAGCATGTAAGCCAGGGAGAGATGTCTATCAGGGAGTATGAGGTTGTGTTCAACCAACTTCGCAGATTTGCAGGAGTGGGCATTTCAGAAGAAGACTTGATTAGAAAGTTTTTGAGTGGGATGCGAGTGGAGATTCGTAACAGGTGTCGCGTAGTCACTCACCACCGGTTGGGAGATCTGGTGGAGAAAGCTGCCGAACAGGAAGCAGGCTTGGCGGAGGAGAAGGAACTCGCCAAAGCAGTTCATGTTAAGTCTGGAAAAGCTCCAGAGTCTCAAAGGAGAGCAGGGGACCCGTCGGGATTACCGATATGTCCTCGTTGCCATCGCAGTCACAGTGGGCAGTGTATGAGGTGTCTTACTTGCGGTAGGATTGGACACATTGCTAAATTTTGTCGAGCTAGGCCATTGGATACGCCACCAGTCAGACAGATTGCAACACCAGCAGCACCAGCAGCGGCACATGTTTGCTATGGCTGTGGTCAGCCAGGTCACTTCATCAGAGATTGCCCGAGGAAGGACAATGCGGCACTTCCACCACCACCGAAGCGTCTAGCCATCGCTCCACGTGTGTTTGCGGTTGGAGATCCTCAGGGAGCTGAGCCGATAGCAG GTGAGACCgatgagcaggagtga